Within Gasterosteus aculeatus chromosome Y, fGasAcu3.hap1.1, whole genome shotgun sequence, the genomic segment gtgtctgctgccgccgtcaagaaggctctgaccgccggaggatacgatgtggacaagaacaaggcccgcgtcaagaccgccatcaagagcctggtggccaaggggactctggtccaggtcaaggggatcggggcctccggctccttcaagatgagcaagaccaccgccgacaaaccggcaaagaaagccgctcctaaagccaagaagcccgcggcgaagaagcccgcagcggccaaaaagcccaaagcagcggcagtgaagaaagttgtagccgctaagaagtcaccgaagaaggccaagaaacccgcagcggccaagaaggtagcaaagagccccaagaaggtagcaaagagccccaagaaggtggccaagagccccaagaaggtggtgaaaaaggcccctgcagccaagaaaactccagtgaagaaggtcgctaagcccaaagcaaagaaagcagcacccaagaagaagtaaactgacctcagtctgaagaaccaacacctctataaaaggctcttttaagagccacccactccTTCCTCAAAGAGCTTTTCCTTCATTATTCAGCTGTTGAAAATATAGCTGGGATTAATCTTTAATGATTAATCACTATTGTAGCTGAATAACATTTTCAAGGGAAAAGTTGAGTCTGAAATCATCAGAACCTGATAAATGTGCATGAAAATAATGTATATTAGAGCAGTAGATTTATTTTTAGCGTTCTAGAAAATATCAATTGTTCACTGATCAATTGAATTCATTAAATTCCAACAACTGAACAAGTGTGAGCATCTAAAGAAATTTATCAACCAGAGGGAAACTTAGACACTGCTAAAGACAGTGGAAAATGCATGAAATACAAAACGGGAACAAGGAATCAATCTTGTAATTTAGATTTGTTGCCATTAATCCTCATTGCCCGCATATATCTCACCATAAGCATCGATGAGTGGCGAGGATGAGTATCCCAAGTTTTTATGATTCAAAGATCTATGTAACCATTATAACTGCAGTgacaattgtattttatttaacagtGGAGGAAATCATCTTACATGTAAGTACCATTGATACCATACCACTGAGCTGCTCGTACTttacatgaatgtgtttacatAATATGTACTTGCACTCACATAGAAGACAGTAAAGGAAGATGATCTTATGAAGTTAACCAGTATTAGGAGCTTCAGAATTATAGAGCCTCTTGTTCTTTAGCAAAGCAATAAAGGAGTATATCACTGAAGGCTCCTGTTTAAGTCAGTAATGCAGAAATCTtaccattcatttttaataccaACATTGCAGAAATGTGTAAAAGCAGATTTAAGGATTCATCAGAGGCAGTCGGGCGGCTGAGGAGCGGTGACGCTAATTGAGACCTCCGgcccctgattggtggagaactcctcctggagctcagccgcgcctctagaagcgagtctccgctgctcattggtggaaaatgatttcaaactgCCCGCTAAAAACGGTGAGCTCGCGCCCTCTGTCTTCGTGTATAGGATTTATTAGGAAAAGCCTGAATTAGATGAACTGAAACGAACGTTGTTGGTACTTCatagattcattcatttagaaGACGGTAACTGCTGGGAACAAAAGCTCAGCCGCGCCTCTAGaagcgagtctccgctgctcattggtggaaaatgatttcaaactgtccgccaTATATGAGCGGTCCCGCCCTCTGCTCTCGCGcctggagcctcttctctggttggtgcgcgcgtcagGAACCGTCCCGCCCGCTCCGCGGACATATAAAGGAGGGTTTGACGCGGTTATAGACACTTCCTTCCCTGAAACAGTTTAACAATGAGCGGCAGAGGCAAAACCGGTGGAAAGGCCCGAgcgaaggcaaagacccgctcctctcgtgctggactccagttcccagtcggtcgcgtccacagacatctgcgcaaagggaactatgcgcagcgtgtcggcgcaggagccccAGTCTACCTGGCGGCAGTCCTGGAGTACCTGACcgctgagatcctggagctggctggaaacgccgcccgcgacaacaagaagacccgcatcatcccgcgtcacctgcagctggctgtccgcaacgacgaggagctcaacaagctgctgggcggagtgaccatcgctcagggcggcgtgctgcccaacatccaggcggtgctgctgcccaagaagaccgagaagcccgccaagaagtaaagccggagacctccatctaccacaaaggctcttttaagagccacccacccacacgaAAAGAGCTGTGATCCTCATACTTTGTCTATTACGTGGTCCTACTTATTAAGGTCATCCTAATAAAGTCACAACTTTATCATTACCTCACAACCGTTTAATGCATCAGGTAGAAAGGACACCACTGCAGCTAACTTGAGAACTTTACAGTTTTAAATCAGACACTTGAGGATGTAGATGGATTTACTTTCATAACCCCCtcataacattccaccggtcactccccttcacactgcacatgtcactttaactgtaatttatcactttgtcgtcactggtcactttacttgttcgctagtgcactttatgcttaatatgttttttaacttttttttaatattttacgtttttaactaactttattccattgttttatactaacccatagccttattctactaacccattgcattagcattttactttactttattacttgtgcactgctgtcttgttgtctattgtcacactgtctactgtcgcgcaccaaccgccaagacaaattccttgtatgtttgacatattttggtaataaatgtttcctgattcctgattcaacaTCTGACTTTACTGCCGTATGAATCAGACGCCTGGCAGTTGATGACAAATTCTAAAGATATAATATTCCTTTAGAATTTAAGTTGATTGTAGCATGAGATGTGTAATATGAAGGTACGCAACATTTGGATGCTTTTGTATAATAAAGACCGAGTGTCTGACGAATAAGGTAGATGTATTATTCAAGATTTCTTTGTAGAATAGTCTTGCTGAATAAAACTTAAACGTTTTAAAGGATAAAAGCTCTTTAAGGAAGGATTGAGCCTTTAATagaggtgttggttcttcagaCTGATATCAGCTCACTTCTTCTTGGCTGCTGCTCCACATAATTGAGGGAATGTTTTGCTATTTGTGCCTTATCTGCTCCATGTTGAAATAGCTTCACACTTCGTTGACAAACTATTTCctgatgtgtttattttttcaaatggaaCAGTATTTACTTGAAATGGCCGTAATTCTTCTTAAATTACAATCCGTTATAtatgtttatttgaaatgtacattttctccatttaaagaaaatgttcagTGATGATGGATGGGCCAAATTTTGGAGTGTGAGCAACATTTGGATGCTTTCGTATATCAAAGAACTGCAGGTGTTGTCTGTGAATGAGTAACATTTATCAGATTTCCTCCGAAAATGGTCTTTAGAAGACATGATAAAATTAAGTCACATGTCTCAAGTTGTAAGCACAATAATTATTGTGCTATTCCTATAATGTGATATCAACAAAGTCGATCTAATTAACTAATTTCAAATTGACCCGATGATTGATGTTAGGCTACCTTGATTCCTCAAAAATGAATCCTCACTCAAACGTTCATTTAAACTagacgtcagtcatcaggataatctgAATATGAATATAAACTATACATGTTTCACAGATCAGTGTGCTAAATGCCAAAAAGTCCTATTAAGGTGCCCTATAATATTTAGTTATGACTAATAGACATGCATTTGTCTCTATTCTGAATGAAAAACAGATGTGTGTCACGTCTTTACACATCAGGAATTGAAGTTTGTGTATATGTAATTATCAACAGGGtgccctgtgattgtgaatggtttgtgtgacggtcattagatgatttcagtgcaTGCAATGATTTATACAACATGATTCTCAACATGCAACTCTGTTGTGaaacgacaaataaaaaacaatcttgTGTTAAGTCAAGATCACTAAAGTGATTCAATCTCAATAGAGAAATCCGTTTAGATGCGATGTTTGTGACGCATGCGCAGTATCACGCAGAAGGCAACCAATCACGCTCGAGCAACAGCACAGTGTACTTTGCATCTAGTTCATATATGAGCACCGTGCTGTCGAAATTGAGGCATTCTCAGTTTACAGAGAAGTTTCCAATCATGCCGGAGGTTGtgaaagcgcccaagaagggctccaagaaagccgtctccaaggccgtcagcaagagcggcaagaagaagaggaagaccaggaaggagagctacgccatctacgtgtacaaggtgatgaagcaggtccaccccgacaccggcatctcctccaaggccatgggcatcatgaactcgttcgtgagcgacatctttgagcgcatcgccggtgaggcctctcgcctggctcactacaacaagcgctccaccatcacctccagggagatccagaccgctgtgcgcctgctgctgcccggcgagctggccaagcacgccgtgtctgagggaaccaaggccgtgaccaagtacaccagctccaagtaaacctgatgtagaccaccaacacaaaggctcttttaagagccacccacttcTTCTAAAGATGATTTCCTTAtgcttgtatttaaaaactCTTTCCTCATGTGTTCGTTTTTAAAATGGAACATTATTTCCTTAAATTATTCATAATTCCATCTGttataaatattaaatttaAATGTGCAAATTGTTTAATGATTGCTTATCAATTTAAAGCACAAACTGCCTTGTTGCCTTAGAAAAATGTGCATCGTCCAACTTATTTCTAGGGAATCTATAAATCTAGGtgaatttgtttaatttaacgGGGGCTCAGAAAGGGCAGGAAGGCAAGGTTGAATATAAATGGAAACCTATCAAGGGTGACGTAGACcaccaacacaaaggctcttttaagagccacccacttcTTCTAAAGAACATTTCCTGATGCTTTTTCTCAATATTGAAATGAATAGAAAGTTATCAAAATACACTCAAGCAGAACTGAGAATGCTAGTAATGGTGTTAAAACTGTAATTGTAGGTTGCTCACTCTAACCACTTAAACTAAGGGTTTTCTGCTACGCTGTGCAAGCTTTTCATAAGCAATTGCCACCTAATTCCTGTACCTCCTGTCTGATTCAATGCTTCTGGTTTGAGGTGTATTTATCGAGAACTGCATTTCTTCTGGTATGTAAGAGTAGGGTGATGCCATCAGCTGCGTCAAGCTCCTgtaaaatgttgtcttttttttaacagtcttGTCATATCTTgctatttcaaaatgtgtgatggtAAATAATCCCATAGACCTTCCGGTAAAGGAATAGGACATTTTGAGAATGCAAAAGGAATGttcatatgtgagcttgacTGTACGGCTACGGATCTTGTTACTGACTCATGCAGATATTCATTGAACATTTTAATGGACCTGGATGCAAGaaggcaaaaagctcttacggtggtgttttatgtttgtattttgacagaagaaataaaaggagtCATTTCACAAGCAAAAAGTGTCACGTCCTTTCATATATGGGATCCGTTAGTGATGATTGGAAGCATTTCTTTGTAGAACTATACGGCAGAAACACCAGACACACAACGTTTATTTTTCCTCAGGTCGTCGCTCTGATAAGAAATCCGTCACGAAATTATAGCCGTGGACTAAATGTTTCAGAGCTTGACATTAGCAATAATAAATATAGAGTTGTATAGTCGAGACAACCCTAATGCACGTGTCCGTGGAGCGAGCCGGGCGGCTCCAGGCACGATAACCGAGGGCGGGCAGCTCTtggcggacagtttgaaatagttttccgccaatgagcagcggagactctcttgtggaggcgcggctgagctccaggaggagtcctccaccaatcaggggcCGAGGTCTAAATCAGCGTCACCGCTCCACAGCCGTTCCACACTTTAAGAGCCGCGTGTCTCTACTCATAGTTCACTTCTATTAACCAGAGGGAGACGAGTCTATCATGGCACGAACCAAGCAAACCGCCCGCAAGTCCACCGGAGGCAAagcccccaggaagcagctcgccaccaaggccgcccgtaagagcgccccggccaccggcggtgtgaagaagcctcaccgttacaggcccggtaccgtggccctgagggagatccgtcgctaccagaagtccacggagctgctgatccgcaagctgcccttccagcgtctggtgagagaaatcgctcaggacttcaagaccgacctgcgcttccagagctccgctgttatggctctgcaggagtccagcgaggcttacctggtgggcctgttcgaggacaccaacctgtgcgccatccacgccaagagggtcaccatcatgcccaaagacatccagctggcccgtcgcATCCGCGGAGAACGAGCTTAAACCCCCTGATTCTACTCGCaacaacggctcttttaagagccacctcactCTCTGTAAAGAACTCATTCCTTAACGTGACCATCAATTCATGATTTGAGAAGTCGCTCCATAGCAATAAAATACCAATGTACTTCAATGAGTATGTCACTGGTAGCTGACTGGTGATTTTGTCCTGCGTGTCAAAATCATATGCCTCCTTTTGATACAccgagctgccaacttttcaaaaaaccatTAAGTCAGATTTTGTCAGGGGGTGACCAAAATATTGCCGCgcgcacacagccacacacgttggtggctcaaatatcaggaactTTTCATTTGGTGTAGTACCCGTGTTGTACCCTGctttctggtggtttgtggggcccaaagtcgttgatagtggcggcctactggagatggacaacattggttacattctgtgaagcaaagacatagctgaaggtccacccccaggacattttggtttatgtagatgttatttcatgcattctagtgtatttttgggtggtatgcctgaacttattctgattcatgttcatctgctcatgacttgtggggccttctagactttagctgaacattcaaccagaaaactattgctgtgtctcaatgactgtctatgtaccacaattatagcctaattaatagacctgtgtttaacaTTTGACCAATTTaagttgattgacattttgattacaatggtattcaactaattcttaactgaaacctaacctatattgttaataattgtattcttaagagcacttaattaTTAATGTTCAGCAAAAGATGACAAGTTTAGATAGGTAAAAATATttgtcattatcaaacaaaaaagtgcaacaaataaagtgcttaaacagtagcctttcaaagcaaaacaatggatacacataatataaatacacatgaataaaataacaaaaaaatggatattaagaaggagatcagaagctggttagtaatTTTTTCattaagcattgtttattaaggctgctcACACTGAGCATTCCATTCGCactccaacgcattttcagcaggaaatgcattttctagttattattatataagttATATataagtatgtatatataagttattataatttcaatgtttttttaattaatttatttattttataggcgtgctgcacacaattattattaatattattattaatataaacaggcctataatttataatttttcacTCACCTTTGCTAGTGTCAAATCACCTCAACTAAGCAGATGTTTCATACCTTGACagctttgatgttatttttatttgaaaataaataaatggaatatctgtgatatttcaaattaaaacaaagtgtgaagactcgattactacttttgcaaaccactattaaagataaacaaatatgtgccaggaatcaagtgttgatatagtagtggggatatagtagtgtggatggCTGTTCCAGTCTAGTAATTTCTACTACACAatgaggcctgctggtggtcaATTTTGATCTGGGTCATACAATTCTCTGTTATATAGCTGACCCGGCCCCGGCCCCCCATCACAGTCAGGaacgataatgtggcccccagagaaaaaagtttggtgaCCCCTGTTCTACTGggagaaccatttgcagggaacccaaaatcctttaaccactcgggcaaaaactctagagatctCCATATTTCTGTCTCATCACATGCATAATGGGTCCCTGTTGAGGACtaatttctttttacttttaccctgTACACACCTTTCAGGCGTGTTAAAGTATACTTTTCAgtccttaaaatatagtcgtcactataagtcttgattttcttttaccctggaaaaatacaagttaaaacccaacagaacatattggttaataaatataagtcaagggcgcaaatatctgtgttCAGATTATTTTTATCCGAAATGcaatattgttcctgtcttcctgttatgTCAAGCGTTCCAATTATGCaatttcagagtgttagtctgaatacaatcgttaaTCCACAAATTGCTCCTTTCTTCCTTTGTAAAAAGGTGGATGCTGATGATTGAGATACGCCATAAAACTCAATTGTCATTCTaatttcatattattgcttctgaattgttttagtgttttttgctCAGAATGGTACTCAATGCATTTTAGGTTCCACACTCATACAAGGTCTGGAACTAACTATTTTTGAATTTTTTCTTAGGAATACTGAactatttaacaataataatagtaatgattAACTTTGattttgagtgtgtttgttgattATAAGTTGAGCTATGTATATTATACATCAATAACATGATTTCTTAggaataaaaactgaaaacaactAAGAGAGAAATTTTACCTTATAGTGTCTCGAGCTATGATAGTCATAATAGTGATTACATGTGTTATGTTCACCTAAATGTAAATGCATCTGTGCTCATAGAATTCATCAGCACAATAGAAATAATGATTTACAATAATCGACCTATATGCATATAAAAGCTTCCCAAAAAACTAACATTAGTGGGTCAGTATATTTGATGATTAAATGTTGCAACTACGTATAGTAAAAGGTACTATTAGCAGAAGACATGTCCACAGTGAGCAGCTGTGATGGGAGGTCTGATTGAACTGTAACCACCATCCTTGTGTTTGCTGCTTCCAAAAAAAGtacagtttattaaatactgATCAaaatctgatggttgttttacGTTGACACCCTGAACCAACATGTGGATAGTTTGGAAACCCACTTTTGATGGAGAAttgatgtattttaaatacctttaagagagaaatgagtgggaaaagccgctgatcagtgctgtccacggcgctgagtaggtgaggtttggaggctcctcaaacaaaacgcatcgatcatcagagctctacgtgacctgaacatgaagagaaactagtccgctatcggctcctccaccttcagcctccagcacctgatgcccatttagtttttagtctttaatcagtggagagaaaacacaagtgactcGACTTTCAGACTGCACGAGCAGCTCCGGGCTGGGTTGAGTCTCCACGGTTTTCATGGTCCGTTTAAGTTCAGTCCGCTGCTTTGAGCTCTtcatcagtctcactctctcgagtcctcgacgatacaaacgcacaacaacgtgacaacatggcagaagtagctccagctccagccgccgcctcgcccaaagcagccaagaagaaggcgtccaagccgaagaaggtcggtcccagcgtctctgacctcatcgtgaaaactgtggccgcatccaaggagcggagcggcgtgtctgctgccgccgtcaagaaggctctcaccgccggaggatacgatgtggacaagaacaaggcccgcgtcaagaccgccatcaagagcctggtggccaaggggactctggtccaggtcaaggggatcggggcctccggctcctttaagatgagcaagaccaccgccgaaaaaccggcaaagaaagccgctcctaaagccaagaagcccgcggcgaagaagcccgcagcggccaaaaagcccaaagcagcggcagtgaagaaagttgtagccgctaagaagtcaccgaagaaggccaagaaacccgcagctgccaagaaggtggccaagagccccaagaaggtagcaaagagccctaaaaaggtggccaagagccccaagaaggtggggaaaaaggcccctgcagccaagaaaactccagtgaagaaggtcgctaagcccaaagccaagaaagcagcacccaagaagaagtaaactgacctcagtctgaagaaccaatgcttctataaaaggctcttttaagagccacccaatcCCTCCTTAAAGAGCTTTTCCTTTTAAGTTATTAACACAATACTTTTTATGTTTACCTCTAATCAAAGATACTGTTACTGTTGTGGATTAACGCACTTCAGTTTGAACTGTGTTCTATTTTCTCCAACGTGTTTACTTATCTGACAGACATCTCTATTTAAAGCACCCTCATTGTGATTATCCTGATGTTGTCCCACTATTGTCCCGCTTTCTGGCATGTTGCTGATAGACTAACTGGCTCATTCTGGTTGATGTCTCCTAGTGTCTACAGACACACATGAGACCTTTGACCCACTGCTGGTGTCTTTACACTATCCTGCCCAAACTTTTGCCATGTCGTCAGACATGTTTCCATTTATATTCAACCTTGCCTTCCTGCGCTTTCTGAGCTCCCGttaaattaaacagattcaCCTAGATTTATAGATTCCCTAGAAATAAGTTGGACGATACACATTTTTCTAATACACCATAATAGCcactattgtgtgtttttggtacTCCTTTTAGCAAACAAACCATGGATGCAGATCAGGCAACAAGGCAGTTTGTGCTTTAAATTGATAAGCAATCATTAAACAATTTGCAGATttcaatttaacatttataacaCATGGAATTAAGACCATTATGAATAATTTAAGGAAATAATGTTCCATTTTAAAAATTAACACATGTGGAAAGGGTTTTTAAATACAAGCATAAGGAAATCATCTTTTGAAgaagtgggtggctcttaaaagagcctttgggttggtggtctacatcaggtttacttggagctggtgtacttggtcacggccttggttccctcagacacggcgtgcttggccagctcgccgggcagcagcaggcgcacagcggtctggatctccctggaggtgatggtggagcgcttgttgtagtgagccaggcgagaggcctcaccggcgatgcgctcaaagatgtcgctcacgaacgagttcatgatgcccatggccttggaggagatgccggtgtcggggtggacctgcttcatcaccttgtacacgtagatggcgtagctctccttcctggactttctccttttcttgccGCCCTTGGTGACGGCCTTGGACacggctttcttggagcccttcttgggcgctttcaCAACCTCAGGCATGATTCAAGTCGCTTTCGTCATGTCGAGATCCGAACAGGACGGCGTCAATATATGAACGAGATGCAAATCTTTCTGTGCGGTTGCTCGAGATTGATTGGTTACTTTCTGTGTGATACTGCGCATGCGTCACACACATCGCATCTAGGCGGATTTCTCTATTGAGATTGAATCGCTTTAGTGCACTTGACTTAAcacaatattgttttttatttgtcgtttCACAACAGAGTTGCATGTTGAGAATCATGTTGTAAGAATCATTGTGt encodes:
- the LOC144390858 gene encoding histone H3, encoding MARTKQTARKSTGGKAPRKQLATKAARKSAPATGGVKKPHRYRPGTVALREIRRYQKSTELLIRKLPFQRLVREIAQDFKTDLRFQSSAVMALQESSEAYLVGLFEDTNLCAIHAKRVTIMPKDIQLARRIRGERA
- the LOC144390861 gene encoding histone H2B, producing MPEVVKAPKKGSKKAVSKAVTKGGKKRRKSRKESYAIYVYKVMKQVHPDTGISSKAMGIMNSFVSDIFERIAGEASRLAHYNKRSTITSREIQTAVRLLLPGELAKHAVSEGTKAVTKYTSSK
- the LOC144390862 gene encoding histone H2B 1/2-like is translated as MPEVVKAPKKGSKKAVSKAVSKSGKKKRKTRKESYAIYVYKVMKQVHPDTGISSKAMGIMNSFVSDIFERIAGEASRLAHYNKRSTITSREIQTAVRLLLPGELAKHAVSEGTKAVTKYTSSK
- the LOC144390860 gene encoding histone H2A-like → MSGRGKTGGKARAKAKTRSSRAGLQFPVGRVHRHLRKGNYAQRVGAGAPVYLAAVLEYLTAEILELAGNAARDNKKTRIIPRHLQLAVRNDEELNKLLGGVTIAQGGVLPNIQAVLLPKKTEKPAKK